A window of Ammospiza caudacuta isolate bAmmCau1 chromosome 29, bAmmCau1.pri, whole genome shotgun sequence contains these coding sequences:
- the MCOLN1 gene encoding mucolipin-1 — MAAASETERLLSRGPGYGTAEAAPVPAPGREDEEEEEDEEEDEEEELRRRLKYFFMSPCDKYRARGRRPVKLGLQLAKIVLVTVQLILFGLSNQLVVAFKEDNTVAFKHLFLKGYEDGADDTAAIYTRGDLLEHLAFVLQQYLAVPNETLGRYAYGDTGGGPGGGPGLRLCQRFFRRGDIDPENDTFDIDPSVVTECLGVHPGDPQPPVLDGPGSNFTLQFHRLINVTVEFQLKAINIQTLLNHEIPDCYTFSVTVTFDNSAHSGRVRIRLDTHAAIRECHHPAMPRGGATWRRLAFDVLVVAVCSLSLVLCARSIARGLLLQREFSRFLRCHRGVTVSLSDRLEFLNGWYLLLVTSDVLTVLGTVLKIGIEAKNFSGYDVCSILLGTSTLLVWVGVIRYLTFFQKYNILIVTLRVALPNVMRFCCCVAVIYLGYCFCGWIVLGPHHVKFRSLSMVSECLFSLVNGDDMFATFAALRPSGALVWLFSQVYLYSFSALFIYMVLSLFIALITGSYDTIKNQSEAAAPLSELEAFIAQCQDSPGSGKFRRGGSGSAPCPALCCCCPRAPVQDNALLVN, encoded by the exons ATGGCGGCGGCCTCCG AGACCGAGCGGCTGCTGAGCCGCGGCCCCGGGTACGGCACGGCCGAGGCGGCGCCGGTACCGGCACCGGGAcgggaggatgaggaagaggaggaggatgaggaggaggatgaggaggaagagctgCGGCGGCGCCTCAAGTATTTCTTCATGAGCCCCTGTGACAAGTACCGGGCCCGCGGGCGGCGGCCCGTGAAGCTCGGGCTGCAGCTGGCCAAGATCGTGCTGGTCACCGTGCAG CTGATCCTGTTCGGGCTCAGCAACCAGCTGGTGGTGGCCTTCAAGGAGGACAACACGGTGGCCTTCAAGCACCTGTTCCTCAAGGGCTACGAGGACGGCGCCGATGACACCGCGGCCATCTACACCCGCGGGGACCTCCTGGAGCACCTGGCCTTCGTCCTCCAGCAG TACCTGGCTGTGCCCAACGAGACCCTGGGCCGCTACGCCTACGGTGACACCGGCGGTGGCCCCGGGGGTGGCCCCGGGCTCCGGCTGTGCCAGCGCTTCTTCCGCAGGGGGGACATCGACCCCGAGAACGACACCTTCGACATCGACCCCAGCGTGGTCACCG AGTGCCTGGGGGTTCACCCCggggacccccagccccccgtGCTGGACGGGCCCGGCAGCAACTTCACCCTCCAGTTCCACAG GCTGATCAACGTCACCGTGGAGTTCCAGCTCAAGGCCATCAACATCCAAACGCTGCTGAACCACGAGATCCCCGACTGCTACACCTTCAGTGTCACC GTCACCTTCGACAACAGCGCTCACAGCGGGCGAGTGCGGATCCGCCTGGACACCCACGCGGCCATCAGGGAGTGCCACCACCCCGCCATGCCCAGAGGAG GTGCCACCTGGCGCCGCCTGGCGTTTGACGTGCTGGTGGTGGCCGTGTGCTCGCTGTCCCTGGTGCTCTGCGCCCGCTCCATCGCCCgcgggctgctcctgcagagg GAGTTCAGCCGGTTCCTGCGCTGTCACCGCGGTGTCACCGTGTCCCTCTCGGACCGCCTGGAGTTCCTCAATGGCTGGTACCTGCTGCTCGTCACCAGCGACGTCCTGACCGTGCTGGGCACCGTGCTCAAGATCGGCATCGAGGCcaag aACTTCTCGGGGTACGACGTGTGCAGCATCCTGCTGGGGACATCGACGCTGCTCGTGTGGGTCGGCGTCATCCGGTACCTGACCTTCTTCCAGAAGTACAAC ATCCTGATCGTGACGCTGCGCGTGGCGCTGCCCAACGTGATGCGCTTCTGCTGCTGCGTGGCCGTGATTTATTTGGGGTATTGCTTCTGCGGATGGATCGTGCTGGGCCCGCACCACGTCAAG TTCCGCTCGCTGTCCATGGTGTCCGAGTGTCTCTTCTCATTGGTCAACGGCGATGACATGTTCGCCACGTTCGCGGCGCTGCGCCCCAGCGGGGCCCTGGTGTGGCTCTTCAGCCAGGTGTACCTGTACAGCTTCAGCGCGCTCTTCATCTACATGGTGCTCAGCCTCTTCATCGCCCTCATCACCGGCTCCTACGACACCATCAAG aaCCAGTCGGAGGCCGCGGCGCCGCTGTCGGAGCTCGAGGCCTTCATCGCGCAGTGCCAGGACAGCCCCGGTTCCGGAAAGTTCCGCCGGGGCGGCTCCGGCTccgccccctgccccgccctctgctgctgctgcccccg GGCCCCCGTGCAGGACAACGCTCTCCTGGTGAACTGA